ATTATGAGGATTTCAAGCAGACCAGAAAACGTCTGAGGGGAATGCCCGGTCAGCAGATTGTTGGCCTATGGAACCCGATTGATGAAGGCCACTGGATCAAGAAACATGTGCTGGATAACGAGCAGTGGATTGAACAACCCAAACACATAGAAGGGATTGAGTACAGCGAGCTTTCTGAGGAGAGCTTCAAGCGTATCAATGTTGACGGGGACATGATGCTGATCAAGACCACTTACCTGGACAACTACTGGGTGGTGGGGCATCCTGATGGGGAGCATGGTTTCTATGACGAGCACACGGTAAAGGACTTTGAGCGGGACAAGAAATTTGACCGCAACTACTATAATATCTATGCCTTGGGCGACTGGGGTAAGCTAGATACTGGAGCGGAATTCTACCGCCATTTCAGGCCAAACCTTCACACTGGGAAGGTTGATTACAATCCAGAATTGCCACTTCACCTCTCCTTTGATGAGAACGTGAACCCGCATCCTACCTGTACGGTATGGCAGGCGGAAGGTAAAAGGGCTTGGCAGATTGATGAGATATGCCCTGAGTCTCCCAATAACAGCTTTGCCCATGTGGTGATGGACATCAAGTCCAAGTACAAGAACCATCAGGCAGGCATGTTCCTTTATGGGGATTCGACCAGCCGGAAATCAGATGCCAAGCTGGAAAAGGGCTACAACCTTTACAGGGTACTGAAGCGGGACCTGAAACAGTACAGCCCTCAGGTCAGGGTACCGAAAGCCAACCCTTCGGTGGTGATGAGGGGGGAGTTTATCAACAGGATATTCTTTGAGGAATACGAAGGCATTGAGGTGGTGATAGCAGACCACTGCAAGAAATCCATTGATGATGTGAAATACGTCAAGCAGGCACCGGACGGCAAGAAATTCAAGGAAATGGTGACCGATTCCACCACAGGGGTCAGGTATGAGAAATACGGGCACTGTTCGGACTCCATGGACTATTTCCTGTGCCGCTACTTTGAGACCGAATACAACAAGTACAGAAAAGGACGATAGATGGCCACATTCCTGACAGAAAGCGACTATAGGCACCTGATCAAGGGTGTCAACCTGCAGCACCTTATTGATGAGGATCCATTGGTGTTGGACATGGCAGAGACGGCTGCCATTGCCAAGGTGAAGAACTACATCCACCAGAAGTTTGATGTGGATGCCATCTTCTCGGCAACCGGTACAGACCGTGACCCCGACATCATGGAACACTGCATCAATATCGTGCTGTACCGACTTCACAAGAAAGCGCCAATAATGCCTGAGGATATCCTTTACGACTACAACAACACCCTCGCATATCTGGAAAAAGTGGCAGAGGGCAAGATCGGGCTTATGCTGCCAAGGGCATTGGAGGAAGACATGGAAACGCCCCGCACACGGTTCAAGTTAACGGCAAACACTAAACGCAGTCACTAATGATACTCGATACCATAAAAGGCTTTTTGGGAAGAGCGAAACAATCCAAGCAACCCACATCAGGACACCCGACTGAAGAGCAGAAGAAAAGGAAACACGTCTATTCCTCGCCCCGTGAATACAGGGCAAACATGGAAGTGCAGAAGCTGGAAGATGCCATCAATATCGCCAACCAGCCACCTTATTTCAACCGGTCGGAACTGTACAAACTCTACCTTCAAACCGTCAAGGACAATAAGGTTTCAGCTGAGTTGCGCACCACGGTTGCCAAGATATTGGAAGAGCCTTTTGTACTGGTGGATGAGAAGGGCAATGTCAACAAGAAAAAGACCAACCAGCTGAAGAACGCCTGGTTCTTTTCTGCCATGCGGGAGATTCTCCGCACAGAGTTCTGGGGCGTGACAGTGCTTGACTTCTTCTGGCAGGACAATGGGGAGGTCCAAAAGGTGAAAGCTGCACCACGCTGGTCAGTCAATCCCCAGACAGGGCTGGTGCTGTTTGACCCAAACAACCCAACTTTTGGGATACCTTACCGGGAGGAACCATTCAGCCTGAATGTGCTTGAGTTTGGGGAAGTGGATAACCTTGGACTGCTGGAGAACATTGCCCGTGAATCAATCTGGAAACTAAACGCAAGGCGAGATATGGCACAGCACAGTGAGCAGTTTGCCATGCCTTGGACAGTTGGCAAGCTGGATGGTGCGGATGATGAGGAGGAGAATAAATTCATTGACAAGGTGGCCAATTCAGGAAGCAATAAGGTCCTGACCATTGATGTTGATGACGAGGTCGACCTGGTCTACGACTCCCGCTCCAAGCCGCATGAGATTTACATGAATATCCGTGAGGCCTGCAATGAGGAAATCTCATGGGGCATTTCTGGACAAACTGGCACCAGCTCAAGCCAAGCCGGAAGCGGATATGCAGAAGCCAAGGTACATGAGAACACCAGCAGTGCCTACAAGATGGAAAGGATGCGCAACCTCTCATTTGAGATCACGGACAGGGTACTGCCTTTCCTGACCGAAAGGCAAGGACCTTATAACTTCAAGGGTTTACGCTTTGTGTTCTCGGCCTTGCTGGATGAGGAAAAAAGACCTGAACAGGAAAGGGAGGCTGAAGACCAGAAGGAGAAAACGCAGGAAGGCAAGAAAGAGGATATGCGTTTTTTTTCGGTAGCCCCTCAGCTGCACATGGCACTGGGGGGAATGGATGCGAATGCTGTTGAAACCTTTGACCTGTCAGAAGAAACAGACAAGTTACTTTCTGACCTGCTCAGTATTGCAAGGCTGATCTATGCCGGGGCTGATATCCCATTTCCCCAAGCAATGGTTTCCCGAACAGCTGGATTGCTTTGGGAAGGGGTGCAGGAAGGGTATGGCAAAAGCCTTGACTCAGTGGAGTACAACAGTCCGGACTTCAGGATGCTGGAAAGCCTGAAAGAGAATGTTTTTGTGTTTTCCGGATTCAAGACCTATCACCAGTTGAAGGAAGTCAGCGGTATGCTGATGGATCCTGACACTGGAGAGAAACGCCCATTCAACGTCTTCCGTGATGCGGTGGAGGCTGTCCACGGTCAGTACAACAAGAATTACCTTCGTGCCGAGTACAACAATGCTGTAGCTACCAGCCGAATGTCAAGCAAGTGGATGCAGTTCTACAAGGACAAGGACACCCATGTACTGAGGTATGAGACTGTTGGAGACGGAAGGGTAAGGCCACAGCATGCCAGGCTGGATAATATCACATTGGAAATGGATGACCCATTCTGGGGCAAGTACTTCCCACCAAACGGATGGGCTTGCCGATGTGATGTAAGAAAGGTGATGAAGGAACGTGCCGGAACACTTTCCAACTCTGCGAATGCCATGAAGGCTGGAGAGCTCGCAACGAACAATCAAACAATGTTCCGATTCAACCCCGCAAAAGATGGTGTGGTATTCCCTGACAATCATCCATACTATTCCAATGTACCGGCAAAGGAAGCTGGGGAAATAAAGAAGAAAGGCAAGCAACTTGCTGCCAAGGATACACCTTCATCTAAACCGGCAGGCACGCCTGTTTCTTCTGCATTCTCAAGTGTAAGCCGAAACATCAACAAGGAATACAAGGAAGCCCTTCGGGTACTGGACAGCATCCATGGTGATGGGGTGCTGGATCAGATACCATTCAAGGGAACCAGTCGCATGAATGCCTATGGTTATTTCCGTCACTACATCAACGGAACACCAATAGAGATAAAGATCAATACCACAGGTGACCACAAGGAACTGACCATCTGGCATGAGATCGGGCACTTTCTGGACTATCAGGCATTGGGAAGTAAAAACAGGTTTGAGACTGGCAACAGGACTGGAAACCTGATGAAAGATTTCTTTACGGCTGTTGATGACAGTAAAGCCATCAAGTCACTGAAGGAGTCGCTCAACAGTGGGGTGTTGAATGGTGAGCCTATTTATGGGAATATGCGTAAACACCTTCGATACCTGATCAGTAAAGACGAAATTTGGGCAAGGGCTTACAGCCAGTATATTGCCCAGGTAAGTGGGGAGCAACGCTTCCTTGATATGGTCAGGGTGCAGGCGGAGAAAACAATCCCATACCAGTGGAGCGAAGAGGACTTTGCTCCTATAGCGAAAGAAATCACCAAACTACTAAAAGCAAAAGGATGGATAAGAAACTAGA
This portion of the Limibacter armeniacum genome encodes:
- a CDS encoding phage terminase large subunit, encoding MTVNFDRHLFNPLYWHIDAAFKDPSIRFVFIYGGSSAAKTYSMVQRVVVEALAEGNRTMVVRKFSTDIDDSIYADFKKVISDWELDPLYRIIRRQIESKSNGLIRFRGLDDSEKIKGISSFKRVLLEEMTQFDYEDFKQTRKRLRGMPGQQIVGLWNPIDEGHWIKKHVLDNEQWIEQPKHIEGIEYSELSEESFKRINVDGDMMLIKTTYLDNYWVVGHPDGEHGFYDEHTVKDFERDKKFDRNYYNIYALGDWGKLDTGAEFYRHFRPNLHTGKVDYNPELPLHLSFDENVNPHPTCTVWQAEGKRAWQIDEICPESPNNSFAHVVMDIKSKYKNHQAGMFLYGDSTSRKSDAKLEKGYNLYRVLKRDLKQYSPQVRVPKANPSVVMRGEFINRIFFEEYEGIEVVIADHCKKSIDDVKYVKQAPDGKKFKEMVTDSTTGVRYEKYGHCSDSMDYFLCRYFETEYNKYRKGR
- a CDS encoding phage protein Gp36 family protein is translated as MATFLTESDYRHLIKGVNLQHLIDEDPLVLDMAETAAIAKVKNYIHQKFDVDAIFSATGTDRDPDIMEHCINIVLYRLHKKAPIMPEDILYDYNNTLAYLEKVAEGKIGLMLPRALEEDMETPRTRFKLTANTKRSH
- a CDS encoding phage portal protein family protein yields the protein MILDTIKGFLGRAKQSKQPTSGHPTEEQKKRKHVYSSPREYRANMEVQKLEDAINIANQPPYFNRSELYKLYLQTVKDNKVSAELRTTVAKILEEPFVLVDEKGNVNKKKTNQLKNAWFFSAMREILRTEFWGVTVLDFFWQDNGEVQKVKAAPRWSVNPQTGLVLFDPNNPTFGIPYREEPFSLNVLEFGEVDNLGLLENIARESIWKLNARRDMAQHSEQFAMPWTVGKLDGADDEEENKFIDKVANSGSNKVLTIDVDDEVDLVYDSRSKPHEIYMNIREACNEEISWGISGQTGTSSSQAGSGYAEAKVHENTSSAYKMERMRNLSFEITDRVLPFLTERQGPYNFKGLRFVFSALLDEEKRPEQEREAEDQKEKTQEGKKEDMRFFSVAPQLHMALGGMDANAVETFDLSEETDKLLSDLLSIARLIYAGADIPFPQAMVSRTAGLLWEGVQEGYGKSLDSVEYNSPDFRMLESLKENVFVFSGFKTYHQLKEVSGMLMDPDTGEKRPFNVFRDAVEAVHGQYNKNYLRAEYNNAVATSRMSSKWMQFYKDKDTHVLRYETVGDGRVRPQHARLDNITLEMDDPFWGKYFPPNGWACRCDVRKVMKERAGTLSNSANAMKAGELATNNQTMFRFNPAKDGVVFPDNHPYYSNVPAKEAGEIKKKGKQLAAKDTPSSKPAGTPVSSAFSSVSRNINKEYKEALRVLDSIHGDGVLDQIPFKGTSRMNAYGYFRHYINGTPIEIKINTTGDHKELTIWHEIGHFLDYQALGSKNRFETGNRTGNLMKDFFTAVDDSKAIKSLKESLNSGVLNGEPIYGNMRKHLRYLISKDEIWARAYSQYIAQVSGEQRFLDMVRVQAEKTIPYQWSEEDFAPIAKEITKLLKAKGWIRN